Proteins encoded by one window of Thermococcus sp.:
- a CDS encoding M48 family metallopeptidase, translating to VILPENNLKVLKRWLKDQLRRELDFKVRLFASILGVKYRKVYIRFQKTKWASCSKKRNLSFNLMLMALPESLRDYVIIHELAHLWEPRHTRRFWEIVGTYYPDYKKAEAELRRYWLLIELNEVWRALRSVE from the coding sequence TGGTTATACTCCCTGAAAACAACCTCAAAGTCCTGAAGAGGTGGCTCAAAGACCAGCTCAGAAGGGAACTCGACTTTAAAGTCAGGCTATTCGCCTCGATACTCGGCGTCAAGTACAGAAAGGTCTACATCAGATTCCAGAAGACCAAGTGGGCCAGCTGCTCAAAAAAGCGAAACCTGAGCTTCAACCTAATGCTGATGGCCCTGCCGGAAAGCCTCAGGGACTACGTTATAATCCACGAGCTCGCCCATCTGTGGGAGCCCAGACACACCAGACGATTCTGGGAGATTGTAGGAACTTATTATCCCGATTACAAGAAAGCTGAGGCAGAGTTAAGGAGGTACTGGCTCCTCATTGAGTTGAATGAGGTGTGGAGGGCCCTTAGAAGCGTGGAATAG
- a CDS encoding DUF998 domain-containing protein, translating into MRKSQLYAGLLAPIVAFLGIGVAVHINRSWWRLTENAISDLGKLGLPHNWVLNISLIATAVLGVYYATGLLERAKNGIERAGIWTFIIGLVFLATIGLFPEGTAPHYYVSWAFFITAGLGVLITGLGALTSGDRAFGWFSVILFLTGWVLATWARGHFRGVAVAELIGAVTISIWHYTLLLLVAKDVQ; encoded by the coding sequence ATGAGGAAGTCCCAGCTTTACGCGGGGCTTTTAGCTCCAATCGTAGCCTTCCTCGGCATAGGGGTCGCTGTTCACATCAACCGCTCATGGTGGAGGCTCACAGAAAACGCGATAAGCGACCTCGGAAAGCTCGGACTGCCCCACAACTGGGTTCTCAACATCTCACTTATAGCGACGGCAGTCCTCGGGGTTTACTACGCCACGGGGCTCCTTGAGAGGGCCAAGAACGGAATCGAGCGCGCAGGGATATGGACTTTCATCATCGGCCTAGTCTTCCTCGCAACGATAGGTCTCTTTCCCGAAGGAACGGCACCGCACTACTACGTCAGCTGGGCCTTCTTCATAACGGCCGGCCTCGGCGTCCTGATAACCGGCCTTGGAGCCTTAACCTCCGGCGACCGGGCCTTCGGGTGGTTCAGCGTCATCCTCTTCCTTACAGGCTGGGTTCTGGCGACGTGGGCTAGGGGCCACTTCAGGGGCGTCGCCGTTGCGGAGCTCATAGGTGCTGTAACGATAAGCATCTGGCACTACACCCTCCTGCTTCTTGTGGCCAAGGACGTTCAGTAA
- a CDS encoding SDR family oxidoreductase, translating into MIGIDLSGKLAFTTASSKGIGFGVARVLAKAGADVILLSRSEENLRKAREKIMAENDVEVNYIVADLTKREDLERTVRELENIGEPDIFFFSTGGPKPGYFMEMSMDDWENAVKLLLYPAVYLTKALVPAMERKGFGRIVYSTSVAIKEPIPNIALSNVVRISMAGLVRTLAKELGPKGITVNGIMPGIIKTDRMIQLAKDRAEREGKTVEEALADYAKPIPLGRLGEPEEIGYLVAFLASELGSYINGAIIPVDGGRLNSVF; encoded by the coding sequence ATGATAGGGATAGACCTCTCCGGAAAGCTGGCCTTTACGACAGCATCAAGCAAGGGTATAGGCTTCGGCGTCGCAAGGGTTCTGGCAAAGGCCGGAGCCGATGTAATACTCCTCTCGCGGAGCGAAGAGAACCTGAGGAAGGCTAGGGAGAAGATAATGGCCGAGAACGACGTGGAAGTTAACTACATCGTCGCCGATCTCACGAAGCGCGAAGACCTTGAGAGAACGGTTAGAGAGCTCGAAAACATAGGCGAGCCGGATATCTTTTTCTTCTCCACCGGCGGGCCAAAACCCGGCTACTTCATGGAGATGAGCATGGACGACTGGGAAAATGCTGTAAAGCTCCTCCTGTATCCAGCGGTTTACCTGACGAAGGCCCTCGTTCCGGCCATGGAGCGGAAGGGCTTCGGCAGGATAGTCTACTCCACGAGCGTGGCCATAAAGGAGCCTATTCCAAACATAGCCCTCAGCAACGTCGTCAGGATTTCTATGGCCGGCCTCGTGAGGACTCTTGCCAAGGAGCTTGGGCCGAAGGGAATAACCGTGAACGGCATAATGCCGGGCATTATAAAGACGGACAGGATGATACAGCTAGCCAAGGACAGAGCTGAGAGGGAAGGGAAAACTGTTGAAGAAGCTTTAGCCGATTACGCAAAGCCGATACCCCTCGGAAGGCTCGGCGAGCCCGAGGAGATAGGCTACCTCGTTGCATTCCTCGCGAGCGAGCTTGGAAGCTATATAAACGGGGCAATAATTCCTGTCGATGGAGGAAGGCTCAACTCGGTGTTCTAA